CACCTGCGACTGCTGCAGCGGTGCGGCTTCCTAGACAGCCAACGCGAAGGACGTCGCGTCTACTACAGCGTCGCCGAACCGCACCTGTCACAATTGATGGCCTGTATCGAAGGGCGTTTCCTGAGCGAATAGCCAACGGAAGAAACGAGAATCGATACACGTCTCTTATTTAGCTAAAAACATCGTCAACTTGCGACATCACGAACAATAGTCCAACTGTCCACCTCTCGGGAGATCTTGAAATGAAATCGATCGAAGTCACTCAACTGTCCGAACTGCAAAAGAACGGCGACGTCGAATTGATCGACGTCCGGATGCCCAGCGAATTCCGCAGCGTGCACGCGGCGGGAGCTCGCAACGTGCCACTGGATTCATTGGATCCGCGCTCGGTTTTCGCCGACCGCAACGGATCAATAGACCAGCCGCTGTATGTGATCTGCCAAGGAGGCAATCGTTCGACGAAAGCCTGCCAGAAGTTCGTCGACGCCGGTTTCGAAAACATCGTCAATGTCGAAGGAGGCACCACGGCTTGGGACAAGGCGGGACTGCCCGTCGTCCGCGGCAAGCAGACGATGCCGTTGATGCAGCAGGTGCAACTGACCGCCGGTTCGCTGGTGCTTCTCGGGGCTGTGCTTGGCTACTTTGTGCATCCTTACTTCATCGGGCTTTCCGCCTTCGTCGGCGCCGGGCTGATGTTCGCCGGCGCGACAGGCACCTGTGGCATGGCGTCGATGCTCGGCAAGATGCCTTGGAATCAGTGCGCCGGTGGTGGTGGATCGTGTTCGGTATGATCATCGGCGCCCTGCGAGTGGTTTAAATGCAATACCGTTCAACGAAGCGTAGTGGACGAGGCTACGAGTCCATTTGCATGCATCAGACCAAATCGCTGGGACTCGTAACCTCGTCCGCTACATCCCGCCGCTAATTCTTGCGACGGTCCGAGGCTCCTTCGTTGAACGGTTTGGGTTTAAATGGATAGGCATCTGCTTTGGGCAGGTGCTTGAGGGTAGAGCATCGAATCGTTAAGGCTGTCGAAGCATTGGAGAAGTTGATGAAGATCGTGATCATTGGTGGTGTCGCCGGTGGCGCATCGGCTGCGGCCCGCGCCCGCCGACTGGATGAAAAAGCGGAGATCGTCGTGCTGGAGCGCGGGGAGCATCCGTCGTTTGCAAACTGCGGCCTTCCCTATTACGTCGGCGGCAAGATTCAGTCGCGCGACAAACTGCTAGTCGCGCCGGTGAAGATGCTCCGCGATCGGCTGCGTCTGGACGTTCGCACTCGCAGCGAAGCGATCCGCATCGATCGCGAAGCGCACCAAGTTCAGGTTCGCAATCTCGACACCGGGCAGGAAACCAGCGAGTCTTACGATAAACTGATCATCGCCACGGGAGCTTCTCCGTTCCGGCCGCCGATCCCGGGCGTTGATGGTTCGCGAGTCCTCGCATTGCGCGACTTGAAAGATGCCGATCGGATGCACGCGATGGCGACGTCGGGATCGAAGCGAGCGGTGATCCTAGGCGCGGGATTTATTGGCATCGAGATCGCAGAGAATTTGGTCCGTCGCGGGATCGCCGTTACGATCCTCGAACTGGCCGACCAGATCCTGCCTCCTTGGGATCGCGAGATGATCGGGCCGATCGACGCCCACATGCGACAGCAAGGTGTCGACATCCGATTGGGCCTTTCGGTGGAGAGCTTTGAAGAGACGCCGACCGGCCTGCGAGTGCAACTGACCTCGGGCGAAACCTTGGACGCCGACTTTGCCGCCGTTTGCATCGGCGTTCGTCCCGAGAGCAAACTGGCTGCCGAAGCGGGCATCGTCTGCGGAGCTCGCGGTGGAATCCAAACGACAGCGAACATGCAGACCAACGATCCGGACATCTACGCCGTGGGAGACGTTGTCGAAGTCGAGTGTTTCGTTTCCAAGACGCCGGTGCAGATACCGCTTGCCGGCCCGGCAAACCGGCAGGGACGGATCGCTGCGGATCACATCTACGGGCGCAACTCGAAGTACCGCGGAACGCAAGGGACAGCGATCGTTGGGGTCTTTGAAAAGACAGCGGCGATGACGGGACTGAGCGAAAAGATTCTGCAGCGGATCGGGACGCCCTACGAAAAAGTCTACATTCACCCCGCCGATCACGCGGGCTATTATCCCGGTGCCGAAGGGATGACGTTGAAACTGATCTTCGATCCTAGCACGGGAAAGGTCTTGGGAGCCCAAGGCGTTGGCAGCAAAGGGGTCGACAAACGGATCGATATCGTCGCGATGGCGATTCAAGCCGGGATGACCGTCGACGATCTGGAAGAGGTCGAACTCTGTTACGCGCCGCAGTACGGACACGCCAAAGATCCGATCAACATGGCCGGCTTTGTCGCCTCTGGAGTCGTCCGCGGCGACCAACCGATCGTCCACGCCGACGCGTCGCTTGCCGAATCGCAGGCGAATCATTTCCTGCTGGATGTTCGCAGCGAAGCCGAGTTTGCGTCGGGCCACATCCCCGCAGCGACCAACGTCCCGCTGGAATCGCTGCGCGAGCGAATCGCCGAACTGCCGCGAGATCGCCGAATCATCGCTTATTGCAAAGTTGGCCAACGAGGCTACTTGGCGACGCGGATCTTGATGCAACATGGATTCGACGTCGCCAACTTAAGCGGCGGGTATACTTCATGGTTGGCCGCGAATCCGTCGCCAACGACCTGACCATGCACGCGACCGTGACATTCAATTCTGCAACCCCATCACGCCGTAAGATTCTCATGTATCGAAACTTCATGCCTCTTCTGATTGCCTCGCTGATGTTGCTTGCGTTCGTCGCGCAACCGGCACCAGCTCAATTGGGCAGCCTGTTTGGGTTCGGCCCCAAAGTGCCGACGATCAGCACCGCCGATCTCAACAAACAACTCGCGGCGCAACGCGATGCGGAAGCGAAAGCCCAAGCCGCCGGGACCACCGCCCCGGTCCCCGACTTTGTTGTTGTCGACGTCCGCAGCGACGCGGAGGTCAACGTCTCGGT
Above is a genomic segment from Rosistilla ulvae containing:
- a CDS encoding rhodanese-like domain-containing protein, whose amino-acid sequence is MKSIEVTQLSELQKNGDVELIDVRMPSEFRSVHAAGARNVPLDSLDPRSVFADRNGSIDQPLYVICQGGNRSTKACQKFVDAGFENIVNVEGGTTAWDKAGLPVVRGKQTMPLMQQVQLTAGSLVLLGAVLGYFVHPYFIGLSAFVGAGLMFAGATGTCGMASMLGKMPWNQCAGGGGSCSV
- a CDS encoding FAD-dependent oxidoreductase, whose product is MKIVIIGGVAGGASAAARARRLDEKAEIVVLERGEHPSFANCGLPYYVGGKIQSRDKLLVAPVKMLRDRLRLDVRTRSEAIRIDREAHQVQVRNLDTGQETSESYDKLIIATGASPFRPPIPGVDGSRVLALRDLKDADRMHAMATSGSKRAVILGAGFIGIEIAENLVRRGIAVTILELADQILPPWDREMIGPIDAHMRQQGVDIRLGLSVESFEETPTGLRVQLTSGETLDADFAAVCIGVRPESKLAAEAGIVCGARGGIQTTANMQTNDPDIYAVGDVVEVECFVSKTPVQIPLAGPANRQGRIAADHIYGRNSKYRGTQGTAIVGVFEKTAAMTGLSEKILQRIGTPYEKVYIHPADHAGYYPGAEGMTLKLIFDPSTGKVLGAQGVGSKGVDKRIDIVAMAIQAGMTVDDLEEVELCYAPQYGHAKDPINMAGFVASGVVRGDQPIVHADASLAESQANHFLLDVRSEAEFASGHIPAATNVPLESLRERIAELPRDRRIIAYCKVGQRGYLATRILMQHGFDVANLSGGYTSWLAANPSPTT